The DNA segment CTGTCCTAATACTAAGCCATTTACACTCAAGACTAAAGTCATAATTAATACTAATGTAATTATTCGTTTCATTGCTAAAAACCTCCTTAATTATTTAAAGTTATATCATCACTACCGTTTAAAATCTCTGCTATTTTCTGACCACTAATAATTAATGACGGCAGAAGAATCATTGCCCCTAAAAATGAAACTACCATTGTAATTGAAGTTAATAAACCAAAGGTTTTTAATGGTGGAAAAGAAGAAAAAAGTAGAACCAAAAAACCTGCTGTTACAGCAGTAGCATTAAAGTAATTAGCCCGACCTATTGTTTCTATTGCTACTTGAAGTGATCCCATTAGACCTGCACCTTCTTCTCTTTCCTCTTGATAACGAGTATAGCAGTGAATACTGTAATCAACCCCTACTCCAACAGCAATACTAGCAATCATACTAGTAGCTACATTAAGCGGTATTGATGTCCATCCCATTAAACCAAAATTTAATAAAACTGTTACTGCTATCGGAAAACTACAGACAAATCCTCTTAACGGAGATTTTAATAAAATACTGGTAATAATAAAGGCAAAAAAGATAGATGCAATTAAACTTCGAATCTGACTACTGACTATCATATCAGTTAAGTTATTACGTAAAACTGGGATCCCTGTAATTGTTACCTGATACTTGTCACCGTCGAATTGATTATTAACTAACTTTCTTACTTTAGCTAACATATTTTCAGTCTTTTCACTACCAGCATTAGCAGTCATAATTCTGATTCTAACCTCTCGATGATCAAAATCTATATAATCACTTAATATATCATCATCATCTGAAGATAATAACAACAAATACTGAGCAATCCCTCGCTTTGGAAGTCGTTTATATTCTTCTTGTCCGTGATTTAAAGCCTTATTTTCTTCTTCTAAGAGATCAACAACAGACATAGTATTACTAAGTAGATCTACTTTTTCTAACTTTGTCTGTAATTGATCTACTTTCTGCAGAAACTTAGGATCTTCAATTCCATTAGCCTGCTGAGTATCAATTATAATTTCTAATGAATCTGAACCACCAAATTTACTATTAACTAACTTATTAGCCTGCCTAATCTCACTTCCCTGCTGAAAGAAAGTAATATAATTAGTCTCTGGCTGAATCTTAGGTGCTACCCAGAGAGATAAAAGAGAAACAACAATTGCAATAACAATTACTATTCCATTATAATTCTTTACAATTTTGAATAGAACGGTAAAAATTCCATCCAGCATAGGTCTCTTTTCTGCTGCCTGAAAATGTTTTGGCTTTTTCATCAATTTCAAAACTGCCGGTAAAAAAGTTATCGACATTAAAAGAGCAACCAAAACACCAAAAGCTGTAAAGAGTCCAAAGTCTTTAATAATTGTTAACTCTGATAAACCTAATGAAGAAAAACCAGCAATCGTTGTTATTCCCGCCATAATAATAGCAATTCCTACTTTAAGAATGCTTCTAGTAATTGCTTCAAATTTACTTGCTCCATCTAGCTGGTCTTCATAGAAACGAGCTAAAAAATGAATAGCATAGGCACTACCAACACTAACTAATAATACTGGTAACACAGTACTAACTATTGAAAGTGTTTTTTCCAACCAAGCTACAAATCCAATAGTCCAGACAACACTCAATAAAACAACTATAATCGGTAATAAAATTCCTCTTATGCTCCTAAAACTTGTAAAAAGAATTGTCATTACAACTACTGAAACAAAAGGAAATAATTTTAGAATATCACTTTTCATATTATCAGCCATTGTTTTAGTCAGTACTGGATTACCCGTAAGATAGCTTTCTTCAGTTAGCTTAACATCATTCCTAATATCTTTCACCTTGGAAACTACATATTGCTGATCTGAATCAGGACTAAGCTGAGCTATAATTGTTGCCGCTTTAAGATCTTCAGAAACTAAAGTTCCAAGATAACGGTCTTTAGTTAATATTTGCTTAGATAACTTCTCAGCTTCTTTCTTATTAGCCGGTAATTCTTTAATAAATTCTCCTACTTCAACAGTAAATCCTTGGCCGCGGATCTCTTCAATATTAGTAATGCTGCGTGCTTTATTAACTCCATCAATTTTATCCATTCTAGTCGTTATTTCCGCTATATGCTCTAAAGATTCTTGATCCATAATATTTTCATCTTGTAGCATCAAAACTACATATTCAGCTCCACCATATTTCTCACTAATTCGATCAAAAGTATCAACTACTGGATCCCCTTCGGGAAACATCTTCTTTATATCAGTATTAATCTGAATATCTACAGCTTGATAAGCAAAGAAGATGGTAATTAAGATAGTTACTACTATAATCATTTTTGGATACTTATGTACAAAATCTTTTATGAACTGCATTGCCCCCCTCCTTTCAGAACTGACTAGTCAGTTCTGTCTATATTATATTTTATATTCTAATAATTGTCAAGAAGAGAATATTTTATTTAATCATTAAACTGCTTCCCATCTAGGACATTTAGATCCCCAACGAGCTACTAATTCCCCGTTTTGGTGAATATTGATAATTTCACAGCTATTAGGACAGCCGTCACAATTAAAACTAGAAACCTCATAAGTAAAATCAGAAGCATCAAAACCTTTAAAGGAAGTTTCCTCTTTTTCTTGCACGGCCTCTTGAGCCAACATTCCTGCCCCTATTGCTCCCATAACATCATGATGTTCAGGAACAACAATCTCTGCATCTAAAGATTTGGCAAAGGCTTCTCTAATCCCTTCATTAGCAGCTACTCCCCCTTGAAAAACAATAGGTTCCAGTATTTCTTTTCCTTGACCAACATTATTTAAGTAATTTCTTACTAAAGCTTCACATAGTCCAGCAATAATGTTCTCCATAGAATGGCCTAACTGTTGTTTGTGAATCATATCCGACTCAGCAAAAACAGAACAACGTCCGGCAATTCTAACAGGATTATCTGCTTCTAAAGCAAACTGTCCAAATTCTTCAATTGGTATATTCAACCTACTTGCCTGCTGATCTAAAAATGACCCGGTTCCAGCAGCACAGACAGTATTCATTGCAAAATCAACAACTACTCCATCACGTAAAATAGTAATCTTTGAATCTTGCCCCCCAATTTCTAATACAGTCTTCACCTCTGGTACTATATTAGAAGCAGCAACTGCATGAGCTGTAATTTCATTTTTAACTATATCAGCTCCAACAATTACTCCAGCCAAATCCCGAGCACTTCCTGTTGTTCCTACAGCTTTAATATCTAAATCATCTATCTTTTCTCCTAACTCTTCTAAACCTGTCTGAACAACATCAATTGGTCGTCCTTGAGTCCGTAAATATAATTTCTCTTTTATTTCTTGCTCTTCATCCAACAACACTAAATTAGTACTAACTGATCCAACATCTATTCCTAAATATCCTTTCATATGACCT comes from the Sporohalobacter salinus genome and includes:
- a CDS encoding efflux RND transporter permease subunit, with the translated sequence MQFIKDFVHKYPKMIIVVTILITIFFAYQAVDIQINTDIKKMFPEGDPVVDTFDRISEKYGGAEYVVLMLQDENIMDQESLEHIAEITTRMDKIDGVNKARSITNIEEIRGQGFTVEVGEFIKELPANKKEAEKLSKQILTKDRYLGTLVSEDLKAATIIAQLSPDSDQQYVVSKVKDIRNDVKLTEESYLTGNPVLTKTMADNMKSDILKLFPFVSVVVMTILFTSFRSIRGILLPIIVVLLSVVWTIGFVAWLEKTLSIVSTVLPVLLVSVGSAYAIHFLARFYEDQLDGASKFEAITRSILKVGIAIIMAGITTIAGFSSLGLSELTIIKDFGLFTAFGVLVALLMSITFLPAVLKLMKKPKHFQAAEKRPMLDGIFTVLFKIVKNYNGIVIVIAIVVSLLSLWVAPKIQPETNYITFFQQGSEIRQANKLVNSKFGGSDSLEIIIDTQQANGIEDPKFLQKVDQLQTKLEKVDLLSNTMSVVDLLEEENKALNHGQEEYKRLPKRGIAQYLLLLSSDDDDILSDYIDFDHREVRIRIMTANAGSEKTENMLAKVRKLVNNQFDGDKYQVTITGIPVLRNNLTDMIVSSQIRSLIASIFFAFIITSILLKSPLRGFVCSFPIAVTVLLNFGLMGWTSIPLNVATSMIASIAVGVGVDYSIHCYTRYQEEREEGAGLMGSLQVAIETIGRANYFNATAVTAGFLVLLFSSFPPLKTFGLLTSITMVVSFLGAMILLPSLIISGQKIAEILNGSDDITLNN
- a CDS encoding acyl-CoA dehydratase activase, whose translation is MKGYLGIDVGSVSTNLVLLDEEQEIKEKLYLRTQGRPIDVVQTGLEELGEKIDDLDIKAVGTTGSARDLAGVIVGADIVKNEITAHAVAASNIVPEVKTVLEIGGQDSKITILRDGVVVDFAMNTVCAAGTGSFLDQQASRLNIPIEEFGQFALEADNPVRIAGRCSVFAESDMIHKQQLGHSMENIIAGLCEALVRNYLNNVGQGKEILEPIVFQGGVAANEGIREAFAKSLDAEIVVPEHHDVMGAIGAGMLAQEAVQEKEETSFKGFDASDFTYEVSSFNCDGCPNSCEIINIHQNGELVARWGSKCPRWEAV